Proteins encoded by one window of Bactrocera oleae isolate idBacOlea1 chromosome 4, idBacOlea1, whole genome shotgun sequence:
- the Pcf11 gene encoding pre-mRNA cleavage complex 2 protein Pcf11 isoform X2, whose amino-acid sequence MDSLKMEISVKTKDENEARVAEEYLSSLSDLTCNSKPLINMLTMLAEENIGCASVIVKVVEQHIAKVPPDIKLPLLYLIDSIVKNVKSTYIHLFSQCIVNIFCDVFEKVNEKIRERMYALRLTWNEVFPSQKLYALDVKVKRIDNNWPITAKQVPPSIHVNPNFLKPNYDLKVQAGDVEEILQAKTRELLELKKRKLELELEATKKSLEEQDKQLSKVTNGLMPTEPGSTMGGTRMPGVSTPIMPTGIMAPGLMSQHHMHPRATHPVIVGGGAVPPTALFHTNFNQTRPQQQPQHVPVGMMSMPPQNFPPTNAGNKPKVHPVNPALLNTIRHRDPRLARQQQMQDATPSMRNSTKSTMSSSLRGPDDIHKSDNKSSSTSASYRNGGSSSNKSSRSDSGGITGAESRRKGSSSRDKDKDKDRKRSESKSSTSSGSSCSSERQKGSTSSSATGTTSSRNSKKATSNKCDKDAFEIAPLSTTFKRKSSTTSLSGNESTSSRKKELKRKSHISPTSKNRSRSRSPIDKVSGTSTTVGAGSSGTFSDRDDRQIFATKKLSKALLADTVHEEELQKNAAALKVENKNKSTAQQPATTVALDSDDEMSTAAATTTNATAVGATNIMMERKDGNAATTYLKNETSTKHKIVKDDNHDQGVGSGGGGVVSASGSLNAKRHNSLDITEQLQSKHKAESLSTDTMEIDKADSDEKKRISTSSTDLEEPLAKKIKQAKFDALFGDEDVDLRTCIPPQILAVQQLQHKSQQDSKSPTPPPPPFITDEQNAESWNNLKTSKNTKTTSPTKKASTLDDVRAKLAKATKYSKFNKSEKFSKDITQRVKHSEPQLNDDSQDANDEKIRTIVAQAQELLETNSINQDQYKNLMQKVMSINETSKLKEAKKRESLEGSAATKSKQIEEDEETAEELRAAAAREAVLKKRIPKLRRPSAPTSDNNAISTIPTAELVNSSSATTRSPIYEERSNDNSDIGPLQRSKPQREKRLKPTKWGEKVDGAAITATMPGNPNAPKPWTKGNMLRPHPNIGGFRGGPPPNMPIMHPQMPWQMQMPPGVASGGPPFVNSGPMIRSGVPPPPQAPMVPIIPLPPNIPKPCNSIDNPQADLVRTITIDGLSKEIRIYDQVAIVFMELDQPREIGFQAGQRSIIIDDQPPIALQFNDDYKTFSINGQPHRLRFGFPSRELYIDDQWYEIYFGGPPVSIPIQNRIHILKAEGPPPQVNIGALRRDLVVGKINMIVDAHIVIPLFLDAKPQSFKLGNQDHSVQFADNLLTVLLDGEPAKVEYGGLPKSYVLGGISYFIRFGALPQGLKAGQIVVKDMVYVKTEPPTPEPIQAIAPANQAIDEPLPESTQTDIDNKTEAEKEKEENLMDTADDAKLQASSNKATDSAEATGAVSEPEVVGTAGSGNSAIPIFSATALNKINIDELFQKLVSSGILGGAGNVVAPSNKDAGILPSAAALEEEPPQPIAIRPIDLTKSETIKTRQLAIVDTLFSGMQCSSCGVRFPPEQTIKYSQHLDWHFRQNRRERDLSRKAHSRKWYYDLADWVQYEEIEDLEEREKNFFEAQQNDVEASDETSNQKWLNSPVALSCPALPADVNRVCDMCQEKFEQFYHEETEEWHLRNAIRVEDKIYHPLCYEDYKAALNAKVEEADEKAKDKAAEETNTDDDMIIKIEGDDHSDVEGAKSSDNAIEDDDDDVIVLPNEEPSVTEIDDDDEYVPESVPPIADKDSIDLDTENNGAESVDADADEDAAGSDVEIQEPHIPFTDLDTYVEKEQIDADETSQMSFLNVKIKEEPKDDDEDEDDGFEDVGTVLIAPDEEISIQSSEETQTQTITSSTSGMSPTAERPPSSQSLVQVDTTEFTDGTSTNTVTATPIDLNTSIDGNPGTEDEHNLSTIGPSPAIPLASLVNKIKINIAKSSITANNSSTSNNSNSNNVGSASATGTTTATTASNMLSSPTKGSTMSDTHTGVDNNDNTNVGGGENTTQYSHISAISVVSTIPVLCGGGTTGVRTTTLAPVVSSSSSSIKNIAVNEESNVSTISVIGSYGSTSSAPRYFPPSTTSTVVPTVAKRQTAPPTTSTPPPPQEEALTYELKPALQNVKLTKTKKVQCGIETSGLCSVM is encoded by the exons AT GGATTCACTTAAAATGGAAATATCTGTGAAAACTAAAGATGAAAATGAAGCACGTGTGGCAGAGGAATATCTCTCCAGCTTGTCTGATCTTACTTGCAACAGTAAACCCTTAATAAACATGCTAACAATGTTAGCAGAGGAAAATATTGGATGCGCATCAGTTATAGTGAAAGTGGTGGAGCAACACATCGCTAag GTGCCGCCAGATATAAAGTTGCCTTTGCTATATTTAATAGATTCTatcgtaaaaaatgttaaaagcaCATATATTCATCTCTTCAGTCAATGTATTGTGAACATATTTTGCGATGTATTCGAAAAG gttaatgaaaaaattcgtgaacgCATGTATGCATTACGGTTAACGTGGAATGAGGTTTTCCCATCACAAAAACTTTACGCATTGGATGTAAAAGTGAAGCGGATTGACAATAATTGGCCAATTACAGCAAAGCAAGTACCACCATCTATACATGTAAATCCAAATTTTCTCAAACCC AATTACGATCTCAAAGTGCAAGCCGGTGATGTTGAGGAGATATTACAAGCCAAAACACGCGAATTGTTGGAATTGAAAAAGCGTAAACTCGAATTAGAACTTGAAGCGACCAAAAAGAGTTTAGAAGAACAAGATAAACAACTGTCAAAAGTAACAAACGGCCTCATGCCAACCGAGCCGGGCAGTACAATGGGCGGCACACGCATGCCCGGTGTGTCAACGCCAATAATGCCAACTGGCATAATGGCGCCCGGCTTGATGTCTCAACACCACATGCACCCACGGGCGACACATCCGGTGATTGTGGGCGGCGGTGCGGTGCCACCAACAGCACTTTTCCATACGAATTTCAATCAAACCaggccacaacaacaaccacagcatGTACCAGTTGGTATGATGTCTATGCCGCCTCag AATTTTCCGCCTACAAATGCTGGCAACAAACCAAAAGTGCATCCTGTTAATCCAGCATTATTAAACACAATAAGACACCGTGATCCGCGTTTGGCACgtcaacaacaaatgcaagatGCGACGCCATCAATGCGTAACTCAACAAAGTCCACCATGTCATCATCATTGCGTGGCCCCGATGATATACATAAATCTGACAATAAGTCATCTTCAACGTCGGCTTCGTATCGCAATggtggcagcagcagcaacaaaagcagTCGCAGTGATTCGGGTGGCATTACGGGTGCGGAAAGTCGACGTAAAGGTAGCTCATCACGTgataaggataaggataaaGATCGTAAACGTAGCGAATCAAAGAGTTCCACATCATCCGGTAGTTCGTGTTCCTCGGAGCGGCAAAAAGGCTCCACATCCAGTTCTGCAACTGGAACTACAAGTAGTCGCAACAGTAAAAAAGCAACGAGTAATAAATGTGATAAAGACGCTTTTGAGATTGCGCCACTTTCTACTACATTCAAGCGTAAATCCTCAACCACATCATTATCCGGCAACGAGTCAACGTCGTCAAGGAAGAAGGAACTAAAACGCAAGTCACACATATCACCAACCAGTAAGAATCGTTCACGCAGTCGTTCGCCAATTGATAAAGTTAGCGGTACGAGCACAACAGTTGGCGCCGGCAGTAGCGGCACTTTCTCGGATCGCGATGACCgacaaatatttgcaacaaagAAACTGTCGAAAGCTTTACTCGCTGATACCGTGCACGAGGAGGAGTTGCAGAAAAATGCCGCCGCATTAAAAGTAGAAAACAAAA ACAAATCTACAGCGCAACAACCGGCGACCACTGTTGCTCTTGACTCCGACGACGAGAtgtcaacagcagcagcaacaacaacaaacgcaacAGCAGTAGGAGCGACAAACATAATGATGGAACGAAAAGATGGCAATGCAGCAACAACATACTTGAAAAATGAAACTTCTACTAAACATAAAATTGTTAAAGACGATAATCATGATCAAGGTGTTggtagtggtggtggtggtgttgtTAGTGCTAGCGGTAGTCTTAATGCTAAGCGTCACAACAGTCTTGACATTACGGAACAGCTACAAAGCAAGCATAAGGCGGAGTCACTGTCCACAGATACAATGGAAATTGATAAAGCCGATAGCGATGAGAAGAAACGTATATCCACATCAAGTACGGACCTTGAAGAACCACTGGCCAAGAAGATTAAACAAGCCAAATTCGATGC CTTATTTGGTGACGAAGATGTAGATTTACGTACTTGTATACCGCCGCAAATACTAGCCGTACAACAGCTACAACATAAATCACAACAAGATAGTAAGTCGCCAACACCACCGCCTCCGCCATTTATAACAGATGAACAGAATGCGGAGAGTTGGAATAACTTGAAG ActtcaaaaaatacaaaaacaacatcgCCTACGAAGAAAGCATCGACCTTGGATGACGTGCGTGCGAAACTGGCGAAAGCAACTAAATAcagcaaatttaataaatcag AAAAGTTTAGTAAAGATATTACCCAGCGTGTTAAACATTCAGAGCCACAATTGAACGACGACTCACAGGATGCTAACgacgaaaaaatacgtacaaTTGTAGCACAGGCACAAGAGCTGCTCGAAACCAACTCCATCAATCAGGATCAATATAAGAATCTCATGCAGAAAGTAATGTCCATAAATGAGACGAGCAAATTGAAGGAGGCAAAGAAACGTGAATCGCTCGAAGGCAGTGCTGCAACGAAATCCAAGCAAATTGAAGAGGACGAAGAAACGGCCGAAGAACTACGCGCCGCAGCGGCACGTGAAGCTGTTTTGAAGAAACGTATACCGAAATTGCGTAGGCCCTCAGCACCAACCAGCGACAATAATGCCATTAGTACCATTCCTACCGCTGAACTAGTCAATAGCAGTTCTGCAACAACACGTTCGCCCATTTATGAAGAGCGCAGCAATGACAATAGCGATATAGGTCCGTTACAGCGTTCCAAACCGCAGCGAGAAAAACGCTTAAAACCAACAAAATGGGGTGAAAAAGTGGATGGCGCCGCTATCACAGCTACTATGCCGGGCAATCCAAATGCGCCTAAACCATGGACGAAGGGTAATATGCTGCGCCCACATCCTAATATCGGCGGCTTCCGCGGTGGACCACCGCCAAATATGCCCATCATGCATCCGCAAATGCCTTGGCAAATGCAAATGCCGCCTGGTGTTGCGTCCGGCGGTCCGCCATTCGTGAATTCTGGTCCAATGATACGTAGCGGTGTACCGCCGCCACCGCAAGCACCAATGGTGCCGATTATACCACTACCACCCAACATACCAAAACCGTGCAACTCCATCGATAATCCGCAAGCCGATCTGGTGCGTACTATCACTATCGATGGCCTCTCGAAAGAGATACGCATTTACGATCAGGTAGCCATTGTGTTCATGGAATTGGATCAGCCACGTGAAATCGGTTTTCAGGCGGGTCAACGTTCGATCATCATTGATGATCAGCCACCAATAGCGTTGCAATTCAATGACGATTATAAAACTTTCAGCATTAACGGCCAGCCACATCGTTTACGTTTCGGCTTTCCGTCGCGCGAACTGTACATTGACGATCAGTGGTATGAGATATATTTCGGTGGACCACCCGTCTCAATTCCCATACAAAATAGAATACATATACTTAAAGCTGAAGGACCGCCACCACAAGTGAATATCGGTGCGCTGCGTCGAGATTTGGTTGTCGGTAAGATCAATATGATTGTTGATGCACACATTGTCATACCATTGTTCCTGGATGCGAAACCGCAAAGCTTTAAATTGGGAAATCAAGATCACAGTGTACAATTTGCTGACAACTTATTGACAGTTTTGCTGGATGGCGAGCCTGCCAAAGTGGAGTATGGCGGTTTGCCGAAGAGCTACGTGCTGGGCGGTATAAGTTATTTCATACGCTTCGGAGCTTTGCCGCAAGGCTTGAAAGCCGGACAAATCGTAGTTAAGGATATGGTTTATGTTAAAACCGAACCACCAACACCGGAGCCAATACAAGCAATCGCGCCAGCCAATCAGGCAATTGATGAACCGCTACCTGAGAGTACACAAACAGATATTGATAATAAGACTGAGGCAGAAAAAGAAAAGGAGGAAAATCTTATGGACACAGCCGATGATGCTAAATTGCAGGCGTCGTCAAACAAAGCAACCGACAGTGCAGAAGCAACGGGTGCGGTTAGTGAACCTGAAGTCGTTGGTACAGCCGGCAGTGGCAATTCGGCAATACCGATATTCTCTGCAACtgcattaaacaaaattaatatcgaCGAGCTGTTCCAGAAATTAGTCTCCTCTGGCATTTTGGGTGGCGCTGGCAATGTTGTAGCACCTAGTAACAAAGATGCCGGTATTCTGCCATCAGCTGCTGCACTTGAAGAGGAGCCACCACAACCGATTGCTATACGCCCAATCGACCTGACCAAATCGGAAACGATTAAAACACGCCAATTGGCAATTGTGGATACATTATTCTCCGGCATGCAATGCAGCAGTTGTGGTGTGCGCTTTCCACCAGAGCAAACTATCAAATATAGTCAACATTTAGATTGGCATTTCCGACAGAATCGACGCGAACGAGACCTATCACGGAAAGCGCATTCGCGTAAATGGTATTATGATCTAGCCGACTGGGTGCAATATGAGGAAATTGAGGATTTAGAAGAACGTGAGAAGAACTTTTTTGAGGCGCAACAAAATGATGTCGAAGCATCGGACGAGACGTCAAATCAAAAGTGGCTCAATTCACCGGTAGCACTTAGTTGTCCGGCTTTGCCAGCAGATGTCAATCGTGTCTGCGATATGTGTCAAGAGAAGTTCGAACAATTTTATCATGAGGAAACTGAGGAATGGCATTTACGCAATGCGATACGCGTGGAAGATAAAATATATCATCCGTTATGCTACGAAGATTACAag GCTGCCCTGAATGCTAAAGTTGAAGAAGCCGATGAAAAGGCAAAAGACAAGGCTGCAGAGGAAACAAATACCGATGATGATATGATTATCAAAATTGAAGGCGATGATCATAGCGATG ttgaaGGTGCAAAATCATCAGACAATGCAATAGAAGATGACGACGATGATGTTATCGTATTGCCTAATGAGGAACCCTCTGTAACAGAAATTGACGATGATGATGAATATGTACCGGAAAGTGTACCACCAATCGCAGATAAAGATTCCATTGACCTTGACACTGAGAATAACGGCGCAGAATCAGTAGACGCAGATGCAGATGAGGATGCCGCTGGATCAGATGTGGAAATACAAGAGCCGCACATTCCATTCACAGACTTGGATACATATGTGGAAAAGGAACAAATAGATGCCGACGAAACATCACAAATGTCATTCTTAAATGTGAAAATTAAAGAAGAACCAAAAGATGACGATGAGGATGAAGATGACGGTTTTGAGGATGTTGGCACTGTGCTAATAGCACCAGATGAAGAGATCTCCATACAAAGCAGTG AAGAAACACAAACTCAAACAATTACGTCATCGACGTCGGGCATGTCGCCTACTGCCGAACGGCCACCCTCCTCTCAATCACTTGTTCAAGTCGATACAACGGAATTTACTGATGGAACTAGTACCAATACAGTAACCGCAACGCCGATTGACTTGAATACCTCGATTGATGGCAATCCCGGCACCGAAGACGAACATAATTTATCCACAATTGGTCCATCACCTGCAATACCATTGGCTAGCttagttaataaaattaaaataaatatagctaAGAGTAGTATAACAGCAAATAATAGTAGTACTAGTAATAATAGTAATAGTAATAATGTTGGTAGCGCCTCTGCGACAGGCACAACAACTGCAACGACAGCCAGCAATATGCTGAGCAGTCCAACCAAAGGCTCAACGATGTCTGATACGCATACAGGCGTTGATAATAATGACAACACTAACGTTGGTGGTGGTGAAAATACAACGCAATATAGCCACATATCAGCCATAAGTGTTGTATCCACAATACCGGTACTTTGTGGCGGCGGTACGACCGGCGTACGTACCACTACCCTAGCGCCGGTGGTGTCGAGCAGCAGTagcagtataaaaaatatagctgTCAATGAAGAGTCCAATGTAAGTACGATATCTGTCATTGGCAGCTATGGCAGTACATCCTCAGCGCCGCGTTATTTCCCGCCATCAACTACCAGCACAGTTGTGCCGACTGTTGCGAAGCGTCAAACAGCACCGCCGACAACGTCAACGCCACCGCCGCCACAAGAGGAAGCGTTAACATACGAATTGAAACCGGCTTTGCAGAATGTCAAGctcacaaaaacgaaaaaagtacAATGCGGCATCGAGACATCGGGGCTCTGTTCAGTTATGTAA